From the Rhodococcus sp. NBC_00297 genome, one window contains:
- a CDS encoding cysteine desulfurase family protein produces MPQPPRVPGTPVYLDHAATTPMVPAAIEAMTEIHRTVGNASSLHGSGRTARRRIEESRESIAAALGARPSEVIFTSGGTESDNLAVKGIFWARRARDPRRVRVITSSVEHHAVLDAVEWLERHEGAAVSWLPVEADGRVLPSTLRRELELHADEVAVVSIMWANNEVGTIMAIRELAAIAAEFDVPMHSDAVQVAGVRELDFASSGLSALSIAAHKFGGPQGVGALLLGRSVPCESLLHGGGQERDVRSGTPDTAGAVGMAAALDVAVAGRADTEARLVALRERVIEGVLDAVPGASVNGARGADRLPGNVHVTFPGCEGDSLLMLLDASGVECSTGSACTAGVARASHVLLAMGVDAADARGSLRFSLGHTSTDADVDALLEVLPRVVERARAAGMASSSR; encoded by the coding sequence ATGCCACAGCCCCCACGTGTGCCCGGAACGCCGGTGTACCTCGATCATGCCGCGACCACTCCGATGGTCCCCGCGGCGATCGAGGCGATGACGGAGATCCATCGGACCGTGGGAAACGCGTCGTCCCTGCACGGATCGGGGCGCACGGCCCGCCGCCGCATCGAGGAGTCGCGGGAGTCCATCGCCGCGGCGCTGGGCGCTCGTCCGTCCGAGGTCATCTTCACCTCCGGCGGCACCGAGAGCGACAATCTGGCGGTCAAGGGCATCTTCTGGGCACGCCGAGCGCGTGATCCTCGTCGCGTCCGCGTGATCACCAGCTCGGTCGAGCATCACGCCGTGCTCGATGCCGTGGAGTGGCTCGAACGTCACGAGGGCGCCGCGGTGTCCTGGTTGCCGGTCGAGGCCGACGGCCGCGTCCTCCCGTCGACGCTGCGCCGAGAACTCGAGCTGCACGCCGACGAGGTCGCCGTCGTGTCGATCATGTGGGCGAACAACGAGGTGGGCACGATCATGGCGATCCGCGAACTCGCTGCCATCGCGGCCGAGTTCGACGTGCCCATGCACAGCGACGCGGTCCAGGTGGCCGGTGTCCGTGAGCTCGACTTCGCGTCCAGTGGTCTCTCCGCGCTGTCCATCGCGGCACACAAGTTCGGCGGACCCCAGGGCGTCGGCGCGCTGCTGCTCGGACGCTCGGTGCCCTGCGAATCACTGCTGCACGGAGGCGGTCAGGAACGCGACGTCCGGTCCGGGACGCCCGACACGGCAGGTGCCGTGGGCATGGCGGCCGCCCTCGACGTCGCCGTCGCCGGACGAGCCGACACCGAGGCGCGGCTCGTGGCGTTGCGCGAGCGTGTCATCGAGGGTGTCCTCGACGCGGTGCCCGGCGCGTCGGTCAACGGTGCCCGCGGCGCGGACAGACTTCCCGGCAACGTGCACGTCACGTTCCCCGGATGCGAGGGCGATTCACTGTTGATGTTGCTCGACGCCTCCGGTGTCGAGTGCTCGACGGGATCCGCGTGCACGGCGGGTGTCGCGCGGGCGAGCCATGTGCTGCTGGCGATGGGCGTCGATGCGGCCGATGCCCGCGGATCACTGCGGTTCTCCTTGGGCCACACCAGCACCGACGCCGATGTCGACGCACTGCTCGAGGTCCTGCCGCGCGTCGTCGAACGTGCGCGGGCCGCCGGCATGGCGTCCAGTTCGAGATGA
- a CDS encoding lysophospholipid acyltransferase family protein: protein MTTHAWMPASPCGTGCHPAVSATVGTARVVVRCVLVAVLLAVVPLLLAGRVLPAGGRRAAARAGARGLLGALGVRVTLDGDRTAEPTGVGTLVVANHVSWTDVLVLAACFPCRFVARADLVDWPVLGLLARIVRVVPIARERLRSLPGTVDEVTEALRSGATVVVFPEGTTWCGTAYGSFRPALFQAAIDAGAVVRPIAVTYRDVDHRPTTATAFVGDETIGESMSRILRLKGVRAAVRVCEDIAPIDDRRLLARSAELAVRRHQDETAVPPLRVTRTRLPRRDRVAQPVRPGEYAGTVVRAS from the coding sequence GTGACGACACACGCCTGGATGCCCGCCAGCCCGTGCGGGACGGGGTGCCATCCGGCGGTCTCGGCGACCGTGGGCACCGCACGCGTGGTGGTGCGCTGCGTCCTGGTGGCGGTGCTGCTCGCCGTGGTCCCGCTCCTGCTGGCGGGCCGGGTGTTGCCGGCGGGCGGTCGACGCGCCGCCGCACGTGCCGGAGCCAGGGGACTCCTCGGCGCGCTCGGTGTCCGGGTGACTCTGGACGGCGACCGCACGGCCGAGCCCACCGGCGTCGGAACGCTCGTCGTCGCCAATCACGTGTCCTGGACGGACGTCCTGGTGCTGGCAGCCTGTTTCCCGTGCCGCTTCGTCGCCCGCGCGGACCTCGTGGACTGGCCCGTCCTGGGTCTGCTCGCACGCATCGTGCGGGTCGTCCCCATCGCCCGTGAGCGACTCCGCTCCCTGCCCGGCACCGTCGACGAGGTGACCGAGGCCTTGCGATCGGGAGCCACGGTGGTCGTCTTCCCCGAGGGCACCACCTGGTGCGGAACCGCCTACGGATCGTTCCGTCCCGCCCTGTTCCAGGCGGCCATCGACGCCGGTGCGGTGGTGCGGCCGATCGCGGTCACCTACCGCGACGTCGACCACCGTCCGACGACGGCCACCGCCTTCGTGGGCGACGAGACCATCGGCGAGTCGATGTCGAGGATCCTGCGGCTCAAGGGCGTCCGTGCCGCCGTGCGGGTGTGCGAGGACATCGCGCCCATCGACGATCGTCGACTGCTGGCGCGCAGCGCGGAGTTGGCCGTGCGCCGACACCAGGACGAGACGGCAGTTCCGCCCCTGCGCGTCACCCGCACGCGACTGCCGCGCCGGGATCGGGTCGCCCAGCCGGTCCGCCCCGGTGAGTATGCCGGAACCGTCGTGCGGGCGAGCTGA
- a CDS encoding GNAT family N-acetyltransferase: MTSDVCDSAPTVITPSSADEHVLVSDKHHSLVLGSTPEHVLAAQRLRATVFGSEAGYESTAFDGGLDADRFDDHCDHLLVVDNRTGDRVGCYRMLTPDGAERAGGYYTATEFDISELRAHELRTVEMGRACVLEGHRSGSVLALMWSGILRYIDVGGYDRVMGCVSVPMALGDGEPDGAHVKGVYDLVEKRHRSEVRAYPRTPVRVDGVALADMTAPSRTSVPALMRGYLRMGASICGEPAHDPDFGVADFVTLLHMKDANVRYLDRLRSAAATAESHA; this comes from the coding sequence ATGACATCAGATGTGTGCGACTCGGCACCGACCGTCATCACCCCGTCCTCGGCCGACGAGCACGTGCTCGTCTCCGACAAGCACCACTCACTCGTTCTCGGATCCACCCCGGAGCACGTGCTCGCGGCGCAGCGGTTGCGCGCCACCGTGTTCGGCTCGGAAGCGGGGTACGAGTCGACCGCCTTCGACGGCGGCCTCGACGCCGACCGCTTCGACGACCACTGCGATCACCTGCTCGTCGTCGACAACCGCACCGGCGATCGTGTCGGCTGCTACCGCATGCTCACCCCGGACGGTGCGGAGCGCGCCGGCGGGTACTACACGGCGACGGAGTTCGACATCAGCGAACTGCGTGCACACGAGTTGCGGACGGTCGAGATGGGTCGTGCGTGCGTCCTGGAGGGCCATCGATCCGGCTCGGTGCTGGCGCTGATGTGGTCCGGGATCCTCCGGTACATCGACGTCGGTGGCTACGACCGGGTGATGGGCTGTGTGTCGGTCCCCATGGCACTCGGCGACGGGGAGCCGGACGGCGCGCACGTCAAGGGCGTGTACGACCTCGTCGAGAAGCGGCACCGCTCCGAGGTCCGGGCGTATCCCCGGACCCCCGTGCGGGTCGACGGTGTCGCCCTCGCCGACATGACGGCACCCTCCCGCACCTCGGTGCCGGCCCTGATGCGCGGCTACCTGCGCATGGGCGCCTCGATCTGCGGGGAGCCGGCCCACGATCCCGATTTCGGCGTCGCGGACTTCGTCACCCTCCTGCACATGAAGGACGCCAACGTCCGCTATCTCGACCGGCTCCGCTCGGCCGCGGCGACCGCGGAGTCGCACGCGTGA
- a CDS encoding electron transfer flavoprotein subunit alpha/FixB family protein produces the protein MAEVLVLVEHADGALKKVTSELITAARVLGEPSAVVTGAPGTTDAIAAALTDAGAAKIYVAESADVDGFLVTPKVDVLSSLAESVSPAAILTSGGIEGKEVAGRLAARLGAGLHQDVVAINADKSATYSIFGGAFTVEAKTNGDVPVISLRPGAIDAEPQAGAGERVDVEVPAQEEAVVKVTSREPVAGGDRPELTEASVVVSGGRGVGSADKFSVVEDLADSLGAAVGASRAAVDSGYYPGQFQVGQTGKTVSPQLYVALGISGAIQHRAGMQTSKTIVAVNKDEEAPIFEIADFGVVGDLFDVTPQLAEAVKKRKG, from the coding sequence ATGGCAGAGGTACTCGTACTCGTCGAGCACGCAGACGGGGCACTGAAGAAGGTCACCAGCGAGCTCATCACGGCCGCCCGCGTTCTGGGTGAGCCGTCCGCGGTGGTCACGGGAGCGCCGGGCACCACCGACGCGATCGCCGCCGCACTCACCGATGCCGGCGCCGCGAAGATCTATGTCGCGGAGTCCGCCGACGTCGACGGCTTCCTCGTCACGCCCAAGGTCGACGTGCTGTCGTCCCTGGCCGAGTCGGTCTCGCCCGCCGCGATCCTCACGTCCGGTGGCATCGAGGGCAAGGAGGTGGCGGGTCGTCTCGCCGCTCGCCTCGGTGCCGGACTGCACCAGGACGTCGTGGCGATCAACGCCGACAAGTCCGCCACGTACTCCATCTTCGGTGGCGCGTTCACCGTCGAGGCGAAGACCAACGGCGACGTCCCGGTCATCTCGCTCCGCCCGGGTGCCATCGACGCCGAGCCGCAGGCCGGTGCCGGTGAGCGTGTCGACGTCGAGGTTCCCGCGCAGGAGGAGGCCGTCGTCAAGGTCACCTCGCGTGAGCCCGTCGCCGGCGGCGACCGCCCCGAGCTCACCGAGGCATCGGTCGTCGTCTCCGGTGGTCGCGGCGTCGGCAGCGCGGACAAGTTCTCCGTCGTCGAGGACCTGGCCGACTCGCTCGGTGCGGCCGTCGGCGCGTCGCGTGCCGCCGTCGACTCGGGCTACTACCCGGGCCAGTTCCAGGTGGGTCAGACGGGCAAGACCGTCTCGCCCCAGTTGTACGTCGCGCTCGGCATCTCCGGTGCGATCCAGCACCGCGCCGGCATGCAGACGTCCAAGACGATCGTCGCCGTCAACAAGGACGAGGAAGCACCGATCTTCGAGATCGCGGACTTCGGCGTCGTGGGCGACCTCTTCGACGTCACTCCTCAGCTCGCCGAGGCAGTGAAGAAGCGCAAGGGCTGA
- a CDS encoding electron transfer flavoprotein subunit beta/FixA family protein: protein MTNIVVLIKQVPDTWSERKLSDGDYTLDRDAADAVLDEINERAVEEALLIKERDGGEVKVLSAGPDRATEAIRKALSMGADSAVHVNDPAMHGSDAIQTAWALAAALGQVEFENGEAADLVIAGNEATDGRIGAVPAIIAEYLGIPQLTQMRKLVVADGKVSGERETDEGIFGLEADLPAIVSVTEKINEPRFPSFKGIMAAKKKTVQVLTLADIGVDPETVGVANAGTTVTTVTPKPPKTAGERVNDEGDGGTKVAEYLVAQKII from the coding sequence ATGACGAACATCGTCGTACTGATCAAGCAGGTTCCCGACACGTGGTCCGAGCGCAAGCTCTCGGACGGCGACTACACGCTCGACCGCGACGCGGCGGATGCCGTGCTCGACGAGATCAACGAGCGCGCCGTGGAGGAGGCACTCCTGATCAAGGAGCGCGACGGCGGCGAGGTCAAGGTCCTCTCGGCAGGACCCGACCGCGCGACCGAGGCCATCCGCAAGGCCCTCTCCATGGGCGCGGACAGTGCCGTGCACGTCAACGATCCGGCCATGCACGGTTCCGACGCCATCCAGACCGCGTGGGCTCTCGCTGCCGCACTCGGCCAGGTGGAGTTCGAGAACGGTGAGGCCGCAGATCTGGTCATCGCCGGCAACGAGGCGACCGACGGCCGCATCGGCGCGGTCCCCGCCATCATCGCCGAGTACCTCGGCATCCCGCAGCTGACCCAGATGCGCAAGCTGGTCGTCGCCGACGGCAAGGTCAGCGGCGAGCGCGAGACCGACGAGGGCATCTTCGGCCTCGAGGCGGATCTCCCCGCGATCGTCAGCGTCACCGAGAAGATCAACGAGCCGCGCTTCCCGTCCTTCAAGGGCATCATGGCCGCCAAGAAGAAGACGGTGCAGGTCCTCACCCTCGCCGACATCGGCGTCGATCCGGAGACCGTGGGCGTCGCGAACGCCGGCACCACCGTCACCACGGTGACCCCGAAGCCGCCGAAGACCGCTGGTGAGCGCGTGAACGACGAGGGCGACGGCGGAACCAAGGTCGCCGAGTACCTCGTCGCGCAGAAGATCATCTAG
- a CDS encoding class I SAM-dependent methyltransferase, with the protein MNDAATDTTVSTETPLPLTGERTVPGIAEENYWFRRHEVVYRRLAPACADRVVLEAGSGEGYGADMIARTATRVIGLDYDRSAAEHVARRYPSVAMTRGNLAMLPLRGESVDVVVNFQVIEHLWDQAEFLRECLRVLVPGGVLLVSTPNRITFSPGRDTPLNPFHTRELAPAELRELLSDTGFEIDSMTGVHHGERLRELDATHGGSFIDAQIDRALAGEPWPATLVADVAGITVDDFDLHAEAIDESLDLVAVARKPSST; encoded by the coding sequence ATGAACGACGCCGCGACCGACACGACCGTGTCGACCGAGACACCCCTCCCGCTCACCGGCGAGCGCACCGTGCCCGGCATCGCCGAGGAGAACTACTGGTTCCGTCGGCACGAGGTCGTGTACCGCCGTCTCGCACCGGCCTGCGCCGACCGAGTGGTGCTCGAGGCGGGCTCCGGCGAGGGCTACGGCGCCGACATGATCGCGCGGACGGCGACACGGGTGATCGGTCTCGACTACGACCGCAGCGCCGCCGAACACGTCGCTCGCCGGTACCCGTCGGTCGCCATGACCCGAGGCAACCTCGCGATGCTGCCGCTGCGCGGCGAGAGCGTCGACGTCGTCGTCAACTTCCAGGTGATCGAACATCTGTGGGACCAGGCCGAGTTCCTGCGGGAGTGCCTCCGGGTTCTGGTTCCCGGCGGCGTCCTCCTCGTCAGCACTCCCAACCGCATCACGTTCTCCCCCGGCCGGGACACCCCGCTGAACCCCTTCCACACCCGCGAGCTCGCACCTGCGGAACTACGGGAACTACTGTCCGACACGGGATTCGAGATCGACTCGATGACCGGAGTGCATCACGGCGAGCGACTGCGCGAACTCGACGCGACCCACGGCGGATCGTTCATCGACGCGCAGATCGACCGCGCGCTCGCCGGTGAGCCGTGGCCCGCGACCCTGGTCGCCGACGTCGCCGGCATCACCGTCGACGACTTCGACCTTCACGCCGAGGCGATCGACGAGAGCCTGGATCTCGTCGCGGTGGCCCGGAAACCGTCCAGCACGTGA
- a CDS encoding lytic transglycosylase domain-containing protein, whose protein sequence is MTSATSADEPGMFALVLHSHLPWLAHQGRWPVGEEWLYQSWADSYLPVVRELPWHLLAAIGRIESGHAGGGRTDAAGTTITSVLGPVLDGRSAADAVITDTDGGALDGDAGHDRAVGPMQFIPATWAGYASDGNGDGRSDPNNVFDAALAAGRYLCSGGLDMTNPAQATTAVMRYNNSAAYTANVLAWSAAYSGGGTPVVGRIGEAAPSPADALAVAAAAAAGGEVTDPTTAAPTTTATTTAMPDTSLTPVTPPPAFGIPGLPPLPVIELPTIPCLLCPPAPVAPPAPPEQDTSVTTP, encoded by the coding sequence GTGACGAGCGCCACCTCGGCCGACGAACCGGGCATGTTCGCGCTCGTCCTGCACTCCCATCTCCCGTGGCTCGCCCACCAGGGGCGGTGGCCCGTCGGGGAAGAGTGGCTCTACCAGTCGTGGGCAGATTCGTACCTGCCCGTGGTCCGCGAACTGCCGTGGCATCTTCTCGCCGCCATCGGGCGCATCGAGTCCGGCCACGCGGGCGGCGGCCGCACCGATGCCGCCGGCACCACGATCACGTCCGTGCTGGGCCCGGTGCTCGACGGACGATCGGCCGCGGACGCGGTCATCACCGACACCGACGGCGGCGCGCTCGACGGGGACGCGGGGCACGACCGTGCGGTCGGGCCGATGCAGTTCATCCCCGCTACCTGGGCCGGATACGCCTCGGACGGCAACGGCGACGGTCGGAGCGATCCGAACAACGTCTTCGACGCGGCTCTCGCCGCGGGCAGGTACCTGTGCTCGGGCGGCCTGGACATGACGAATCCGGCGCAGGCGACCACCGCCGTCATGCGCTACAACAACTCCGCCGCGTACACCGCCAACGTGCTGGCCTGGTCCGCCGCGTACTCCGGCGGCGGCACCCCTGTCGTCGGACGGATCGGCGAGGCGGCGCCCTCCCCCGCGGACGCGCTGGCCGTCGCCGCGGCGGCCGCCGCCGGTGGCGAGGTCACGGATCCCACGACCGCGGCCCCGACGACCACCGCCACGACCACCGCGATGCCGGACACCTCGCTCACTCCGGTGACACCACCGCCGGCGTTCGGCATCCCCGGACTGCCGCCGCTCCCGGTCATCGAGCTCCCCACGATCCCGTGTCTCCTGTGCCCTCCTGCACCAGTGGCACCACCCGCCCCACCTGAGCAGGACACGTCCGTCACGACACCGTGA
- a CDS encoding lytic transglycosylase domain-containing protein — MGRHRKRSSSTLRRNTVIALTGLIPAGAITVASGYGASADIPFLRTHTTASESALEPTDVAPAVDVAPAPTTQSAPEPVAPPAPEPAPAPALPESLAAGPLGVPGINVAAYRSAETLLAQTTPGCSMNWALLAGIGRVESTHANDGKAGADGTLFEPIFGPVLDGSLAGNNVIMDTDGGELDGNATYDRAVGPMQFLPATWKHYATDGNGDGRADPQNLFDSAATTGKYLCDGGLNMADPIQATQAILRYNNSMAYVANVVAWSVAYSTGIAPSEADLPRIH, encoded by the coding sequence GTGGGTCGGCACCGCAAACGATCGTCTTCCACTCTGCGACGGAACACGGTCATCGCGCTGACCGGTCTGATCCCCGCGGGAGCGATCACCGTGGCCAGTGGCTACGGCGCCAGCGCCGACATCCCGTTCCTCCGCACGCACACCACGGCCAGCGAGTCCGCCCTCGAGCCCACCGACGTGGCCCCGGCAGTGGACGTCGCGCCCGCACCCACCACGCAGTCCGCGCCCGAGCCCGTGGCACCGCCCGCGCCGGAGCCCGCTCCCGCCCCCGCGCTGCCCGAGTCCCTCGCGGCCGGCCCGCTCGGCGTCCCGGGCATCAACGTCGCCGCCTACAGGAGCGCCGAGACCCTCCTGGCGCAGACCACCCCCGGCTGCTCGATGAACTGGGCCCTCCTCGCCGGTATCGGCCGGGTCGAGTCCACCCACGCGAACGACGGCAAGGCGGGTGCCGACGGAACGCTGTTCGAGCCGATCTTCGGACCGGTCCTGGACGGCAGCCTCGCCGGCAACAACGTGATCATGGACACCGACGGCGGCGAGCTCGACGGCAACGCCACGTACGACCGCGCCGTGGGGCCGATGCAGTTCCTGCCGGCGACGTGGAAGCACTACGCCACGGACGGGAACGGGGACGGCAGGGCCGACCCGCAGAACCTGTTCGACAGCGCCGCCACCACCGGGAAGTACCTGTGCGACGGCGGCCTGAACATGGCGGATCCGATCCAGGCCACACAGGCGATCCTGCGCTACAACAACTCGATGGCCTACGTGGCCAACGTGGTCGCGTGGTCGGTCGCCTACTCCACCGGCATCGCCCCCTCCGAAGCGGACCTGCCCCGAATTCACTGA
- a CDS encoding Mrp/NBP35 family ATP-binding protein — MPVATESDVRSALARVNDPEIRKPITELGMVKSVALGNDGSVDVGIYLTTAGCPMKTEISDRVRKAVADVAGVGEIRVELDVMNDEQRTELRKSLRGDSAEPVIPFAQPGSLTRVYAVASGKGGVGKSSVTVNLAAAMAAKGLSVGVLDADIYGHSVPRMLGTDARPTQVERMIMPPVAHDVKMISIAQFTQGNTPVVWRGPMLHRALQQFLADVFWGDLDILLLDLPPGTGDVAISVAQLIPGAEILVVTTPQQAAAEVAERAGAIALQTRQRVVGVVENMSWLELPDGSRMDIFGSGGGQAVSERLTTAVGAKVPLLGQIPLDTAVREGGDSGVPIVLSDPESPAAKAMIEVAEKLSVRSRGLAGMSLGIDTTRHL; from the coding sequence ATGCCCGTAGCCACCGAATCGGACGTTCGCAGCGCCCTCGCGCGCGTGAACGATCCCGAGATTCGCAAGCCCATCACCGAACTCGGCATGGTCAAGAGTGTCGCGCTCGGTAACGACGGATCCGTGGACGTCGGCATCTATCTGACCACCGCCGGGTGCCCGATGAAGACGGAGATCTCCGACCGGGTACGCAAGGCCGTGGCCGACGTCGCCGGTGTCGGTGAGATCCGCGTGGAGCTCGACGTCATGAACGACGAGCAGCGCACCGAACTGCGCAAGTCGTTGCGGGGAGATTCCGCCGAGCCGGTCATCCCGTTCGCTCAGCCCGGCTCCCTCACCCGCGTGTACGCGGTGGCGTCGGGGAAGGGCGGTGTCGGCAAGTCGTCCGTCACCGTCAACCTGGCCGCCGCGATGGCCGCCAAGGGACTGTCGGTGGGCGTCCTCGACGCCGACATCTACGGCCACTCGGTGCCCCGCATGCTCGGTACCGACGCTCGCCCCACACAGGTCGAGCGCATGATCATGCCGCCCGTGGCGCACGACGTGAAGATGATCTCGATCGCGCAGTTCACGCAGGGCAACACGCCCGTCGTCTGGCGCGGTCCCATGCTGCACCGCGCCCTGCAGCAGTTCCTCGCCGACGTGTTCTGGGGCGACCTGGACATTCTTCTGCTGGACCTGCCGCCGGGCACCGGCGACGTCGCCATCTCGGTGGCCCAGCTGATCCCCGGCGCCGAGATCCTCGTCGTGACCACCCCGCAGCAGGCCGCGGCCGAGGTAGCGGAACGTGCCGGCGCCATCGCCCTGCAGACGCGTCAGCGAGTCGTCGGGGTGGTGGAGAACATGTCGTGGCTCGAGCTGCCCGACGGATCGCGGATGGACATCTTCGGTTCCGGCGGCGGCCAGGCCGTGTCGGAGCGACTCACCACCGCGGTCGGCGCGAAGGTCCCGCTGCTGGGCCAGATCCCGCTCGACACCGCGGTGCGCGAGGGCGGCGACTCGGGCGTTCCGATCGTGCTCAGCGATCCGGAGTCGCCCGCGGCCAAGGCCATGATCGAGGTGGCCGAGAAGCTGTCGGTCCGTAGTCGAGGCCTGGCGGGCATGAGCCTGGGTATCGACACCACCCGGCACCTCTGA
- the tatB gene encoding Sec-independent protein translocase protein TatB, producing MFSNIGWGEMMVLLVAALVILGPERLPGAITWTTRSLRQVRDYASGASQQLKDELGTDFDDLRKPLADLNQLRGMTPRAVITKHLLDGDDSIFTGKFDEKPQSGTQSSTPQSGTPNMTKSSGSSPLPTGDRPPIDPDAT from the coding sequence GTGTTCTCGAACATCGGCTGGGGCGAGATGATGGTGCTTCTCGTCGCCGCACTCGTCATCCTGGGTCCCGAGCGTCTGCCCGGGGCCATCACGTGGACCACCCGGTCGCTCCGGCAGGTCCGTGACTACGCCAGTGGGGCCAGCCAACAACTCAAGGACGAGCTGGGGACGGACTTCGACGATCTTCGCAAGCCCCTGGCCGACCTGAACCAACTCCGCGGCATGACCCCGCGCGCGGTCATCACCAAGCACCTGCTCGACGGCGACGACTCGATCTTCACCGGGAAGTTCGACGAGAAGCCGCAGTCCGGGACACAGTCGTCGACCCCGCAGTCCGGGACGCCGAACATGACGAAGTCCAGCGGGTCGTCGCCGTTGCCGACCGGGGACCGTCCCCCGATCGACCCCGACGCGACCTAG
- a CDS encoding S1C family serine protease — translation MTPADEYRPDPTASSADGGAPDDDAPRLPPRPLYRPTIDAHVVRAFGRPHGIRDSFGDAQTRRRDSSSIRVAAPDPVLTEAFGRPPGVAESLVREPEAPEVEQEPEPQNPWRVPSSAVTTVSPALDEPEPAPLTPGTRLGARDVLFGRRVSAGALASLAGVALVIGLLGGVVGSVAADLGGSLTSSRVTLEQGGSELPQGQVARVAEAVLPSVVSVQETFGGNAGTGSGVVIDGAGYIVTNNHVISMAATNPGATLNVTFSDGTKVPAQIVGRDTKTDLAVLKTDVADLSVARLGRSSDVAVGDDVVAVGSPLGLSKTVTRGIVSALDRPVRLSGEGTDTDAVIDAVQTDAAINPGNSGGPLIDAEGRVIGINSAIRSESGGSVGLGFAIPIDDVTEVAQSLIRTGAMNHPDIGVNARSVVNDALSGAQIANVTAGGPAQQAGIAEGDVIVRVGDRTVSGADELTVAVQEQEIGTPVQVQLVRSGRTVDVTVTPVSDA, via the coding sequence GTGACTCCAGCCGACGAGTACCGACCGGACCCCACGGCTTCTTCGGCGGACGGGGGAGCACCCGACGACGATGCGCCGCGGCTTCCTCCGCGTCCGCTCTACCGGCCCACCATCGACGCGCACGTGGTGCGGGCGTTCGGTCGCCCCCACGGCATCCGCGATTCCTTCGGTGACGCGCAGACCCGGCGACGGGACAGTTCGTCGATCCGCGTCGCGGCGCCCGATCCCGTCCTCACCGAGGCCTTCGGTCGGCCGCCCGGTGTCGCCGAATCCCTGGTGCGCGAGCCCGAGGCGCCCGAGGTCGAGCAGGAACCCGAACCTCAGAACCCGTGGCGCGTGCCCTCGTCGGCTGTCACGACGGTCTCGCCCGCGCTCGACGAACCGGAACCCGCGCCGCTGACGCCCGGCACGAGACTGGGTGCGCGGGACGTACTGTTCGGCCGCCGCGTCTCCGCCGGCGCTCTCGCCTCGCTCGCGGGTGTCGCACTGGTCATCGGCCTGCTCGGCGGCGTCGTCGGCAGTGTCGCGGCCGATCTGGGCGGCTCGCTGACCAGCTCGCGAGTGACCCTGGAACAAGGCGGCAGCGAACTCCCGCAGGGCCAGGTGGCCAGGGTCGCCGAGGCCGTCCTGCCGTCCGTGGTGTCGGTCCAGGAGACGTTCGGCGGCAACGCCGGCACCGGCTCGGGAGTCGTCATCGACGGAGCCGGCTACATCGTCACCAACAACCACGTCATCTCGATGGCCGCGACCAACCCGGGCGCGACGCTCAACGTGACGTTCTCCGACGGCACCAAGGTGCCCGCGCAGATCGTCGGCCGTGACACCAAGACCGATCTGGCCGTTCTGAAGACGGACGTCGCGGACCTCAGCGTCGCCCGACTGGGCCGCTCGTCGGACGTGGCGGTCGGCGACGACGTCGTCGCCGTCGGATCTCCACTGGGACTGAGCAAGACGGTCACCCGCGGCATCGTCAGTGCGCTCGATCGTCCCGTGCGACTGTCCGGGGAGGGCACGGACACCGACGCCGTCATCGACGCGGTCCAGACCGACGCGGCGATCAACCCCGGTAACTCCGGCGGTCCCCTGATCGACGCCGAGGGTCGCGTCATCGGCATCAACTCCGCGATCCGCAGTGAGAGCGGGGGATCGGTGGGACTGGGCTTCGCCATCCCCATCGACGACGTCACCGAGGTCGCGCAGTCCCTCATCCGGACCGGCGCGATGAATCATCCCGACATCGGCGTCAACGCGCGGTCCGTCGTCAACGACGCGCTCAGCGGTGCGCAGATCGCCAACGTCACCGCCGGTGGCCCCGCTCAGCAGGCGGGTATCGCGGAGGGCGACGTGATCGTCCGCGTCGGCGACCGCACCGTCTCCGGTGCCGACGAGCTGACGGTCGCCGTCCAGGAGCAGGAGATCGGTACGCCGGTGCAGGTGCAACTCGTCCGCTCGGGGCGGACCGTCGACGTGACGGTCACTCCGGTGTCGGATGCGTAA